Proteins encoded together in one Bombyx mori chromosome 24, ASM3026992v2 window:
- the LOC101737620 gene encoding uncharacterized protein LOC101737620 isoform X2: MMVKISGLPPNIKCYDVKTLIKRECNIIDIILDDLVGDVNACKTIRVGLADDEEGCRVIKCLNGFRFGDKYIIKVEQVCKSSSSNTKQTDSGPADRYQPTNYHNYPGTNSSNDHKIGYPSNKSGNQSLTSQGPGNYDKGPYGSQGHWKESSQYITKTDDFRASTNFNVDQAGYQAGHNQNQWGNKNTSRPQNFDSFTAPNLTNTRDCRSPDQSRSVTMSTPLLTKILHNLTNPPQRLIQNDGSSSPPRRNSSFGRQESRNIGRPQSPRENPPQTRHRQPERPVSPGKRAMQQGWQSDFKQTPQRTKDVPSNRNISPPGQRTPAGRPKSPSWTAPIRYSPPRASARQQFPSSARVFDFRRPGEKSMSGPHVMQPPGPTQPGYTNVDNKNVRFPPFVRTNNPYEQYMENNPASSQARPQHIQSQETIQPMYSGGYPSSHKGNASQPAWGPVQKTSWQQETKRVFDPKLGDNVNLPPPVHMRSPRSPVRRGSSIGQPVWGETHNVQADNARNPGWRPDPFQETVAKRQSGAGNVQRFENSLGGRSDFYEGIQHPPPGSFRSNVDPQTNDYREPNSSTRSSKESFQFQRMQRPSSEMQEGPRWSKGRDEHRNDFGDAYKKNRDLSSVPGLRSIDHQNSRDHEANRPNSQTQLCARPPAEPEWDIDRMNDPMMNPKRDKAVEAIVSTILKKHQYLAECGDEERIRVIEELKNELGQLFIDMFGDRDISYIEIMIKYKAKFGDKDEEVMIENVLSKLSIEMRCLKRSAPEPTDIPAKAARRSPEPQMNTEQLTPTMSEAANDYRRSSRSVNRERRSSSYTRRDRFDRPGPSQDYRLYRSNRRESEKKLKENQRNDVRDNIRRVAVINRNKNAVNQNRTTFEELYRKPYVQVRKAVEDQPRATPNDVSELPTQMSKTVDGEPDDPMRNVLGPNLKKTFTGVYNPLNMKLSFDRLPRKAGVSLFLKTHNCCGLKKMNSKGIDYCTRARDANTLNRICAQKHFTIDNSNVTVTPMYRHMKRPPYPKTVFDGKQRRTMIGRTENRKVINTAVPFKDKIDDRPKVTAKTRKTETLTRDTKSAEAKHDITALSNSTVSKLDVSKSKSNTTVIKVGNKVINIKESTDRREKQGVDDPKPIVSINEVAKTKSNTTKNEVGNKAVKINVPTNRTEKTLPQSKQTTKRSNIDEDNLFAKRPITMTTTSLEDGNDNDELNDSEIQELLLRSIILDECGGPDKKIPDKQSLEVERENELRMKKINVDTEAKPYLSTGKSLAEENDYDELNDNEIKAMLSEIIVIDECGLADMKPKETSKKTNEEQIGVKVKTDSKLGTEKSDFPTLPNKSDGAINEKSDDELSDSEIRAMLAESVVLDECGESDSE; encoded by the exons ATGATGGTCAAAATCTCCGGCCTACCACCCaat ATAAAATGTTATGATGTAAAGACGTTAATTAAGAGAGAATGCAATATAATTGATATAATATTAGATGATTTAGTGGGCGATGTCAATGCTTGTAAGACAATCAGGGTCGGTCTGGCTGATGATGAAGAAGGATGCCGTGTTATAAAGTGCCTCAATGGGTTCCGTTTCGGggacaaatacataattaaagttGAACAAGTCTGTAAATCTTCG TCATCGAACACTAAACAGACTGACTCTGGTCCTGCAGACAGATACCAACCGACAAACTATCACAATTATCCGGGAACGAACAGTTCTAATGATCATAAAATAGGATATCCATCAAACAAATCCGGTAACCAATCGTTAACATCCCAGGGCCCTGGTAACTATGATAAGGGGCCTTATGGTTCACAGGGACATTGGAAAGAGTCATCACAATATATTACAAAA ACAGATGACTTCAGAGCATCAACGAATTTCAATGTCGACCAAGCCGGCTACCAGGCTGGCCACAACCAAAACCAATGGGGGAATAAG AACACATCGCGACCGCAGAATTTCGATTCATTCACAGCACCTAATCTAACTAATACAAGGGACTGCCGTAGCCCTGATCAGAGCCGAAGCGTAACAATGTCGACGCCGCTCTTAACAAAAATACTACATAACCTAACCAATCCACCACAGCGCTTAATACAAAACGATGGGTCGTCATCGCCTCCAAGACGTAATTCATCGTTTGGAAGACAAGAATCAAGGAATATCGGGCGACCGCAGTCTCCCCGTGAAAATCCGCCTCAAACACGTCATCGTCAACCCGAAAGACCTGTCTCGCCAGGAAAACGAGCGATGCAACAAGGATGGCAAAGTGATTTCAAGCAAACACCACAAAGGACCAAGGATGTTCCATCGAACCGAAATATATCGCCGCCTGGTCAACGTACTCCTGCTGGCAGGCCAAAGTCGCCGTCTTGGACAGCTCCGATCAGATATTCCCCGCCCAGAGCGTCAGCTAGACAACAATTTCCTTCAAGTGCGCGAGTATTCGATTTTCGTCGGCCAG gtgagaaATCTATGAGTGGTCCCCATGTGATGCAGCCTCCGGGACCAACCCAGCCAGGGTACACGAACGTAGACAACAAAAACGTAAG GTTTCCTCCATTCGTTCGTACGAATAACCCATACGAACAATATATGGAGAACAATCCGGCGTCAAGTCAAGCACGACCACAGCACATCCAGTCGCAA GAAACAATCCAACCTATGTACTCAGGTGGCTATCCGTCAAGTCATAAAGGAAACGCTTCACAGCCGGCATGGGGACCAGTTCAAAAAACATCGTGGCAACAAGAGACGAAACGTGTTTTCGACCCGAAATTGGGAGACAACGTAAATTTGCCTCCACCCGTTCACATGCGATCGCCGAGATCGCCCGTTCGCCGAGGTTCTAGTATCGGCCAACCCGTCTGGGGCGAGACACACAACGTGCAAGCTGACAATGCTCGTAACCCCGGCTGGAGACCAGACCCATTTCAAGAAACCGTCGCCAAGAGACAATCTGGCGCTGGCAACGTGCAACGTTTCGAAAATAGTTTAGGAGGTCGGAGTGACTTTTATGAAGGGATCCAACATCCACCACCCGGCTCGTTTCGTTCGAACGTGGACCCTCAGACGAACGATTACCGCGAGCCGAATAGCAGCACCAGGAGTTCAAAGGAGAGTTTCCAATTCCAGCGGATGCAACGGCCATCGTCCGAGATGCAGGAAGGTCCGCGCTGGTCAAAAGGACGCGATGAACATCGTAACGATTTCGGTGACGCGTACAAGAAGAACCGCGATTTGAGTTCAGTTCCAGGCTTAAGAAGTATCGATCACCAGAATTCTCGCGATCACGAAGCCAATCGGCCAAACAGCCAGACCCAACTATGTGCGAGACCTCCAGCAGAACCCGAATGGGACATCGACAGGATGAATGATCCAATGATGAATCCAAAACGCGACAAAGCGGTCGAAGCAATAGTCAGTACAATACTGAAGAAGCACCAGTATTTAGCCGAATGCGGCGATGAAGAGAGGATACGTGTGATAGAAGAACTCAAGAACGAACTCGGGCAGCTCTTCATAGACATGTTCGGTGATCGAGACATCTCTTACATAGAGATAATGATAAAATACAAGGCTAAATTCGGCGACAAAGATGAGGAGGTCATGATTGAAAACGTACTGTCGAAGCTGTCCATCGAGATGAGATGCTTAAAGAGATCAGCGCCAG AACCAACCGATATTCCCGCGAAGGCAGCCCGCCGTTCGCCGGAGCCTCAGATGAATACAG AACAATTGACACCTACAATGAGCGAAGCCGCGAACG attacaGACGGTCATCGCGGTCGGTGAATAGAGAAAGAAGAAGCAGCTCGTACACGAGGAGAGATCGATTTGATAGGCCTGGTCCGTCGCAAGACTACCGCTTGTACAGAAGTAACAGACGAGAGTCCGAGAAGAAGTTAAAAGAGAACCAGAGAAATGATGTCAGAGATAACATACGTAGAGTTGCTGTGATCAACAGGAACAAGAATGCCGTGAATCAAAATAGAACTACGTTTGAGGAACTCTACAGGAAGCCATATGTACAAG TGAGAAAAGCTGTAGAGGATCAACCAAGAGCAACTCCAAATGATGTTAGCGAACTACCTACGCAAATGTCGAAAACGGTCGACGGCGAACCAGACGACCCCATGAGGAAT GTACTGGGGCCGAACTTGAAGAAGACATTCACGGGAGTATACAATCCTCTGAACATGAAG TTATCTTTCGACCGGCTACCGCGCAAGGCGGGCGTGTCATTATTCTTGAAGACGCATAACTGCTGCGGCTTGAAGAAGATGAATTCTAAAGGCATCGACTATTGCACGCGAGCTCGCGACGCCAACACCCTCAATAGGATCTGCGCTCAGAAACATTTCACTATAG ATAATTCAAACGTGACGGTCACACCAATGTACCGACACATGAAACGTCCACCGTATCCAAAAACTGTTTTCGATGGCAAACAAAGACGAACTATGATTGGTCGCACTGAAAACcgaaaagtaataaatacagcTGTGCCTTTTAAAGATAAAATTGATGACAGACCGAAAGTTACAGCAAAAACTCGAAAAACAGAAACACTTACTCGCGATACCAAATCAGCTGAGGCTAAACATGATATCACTGCGCTATCCAATTCAACCGTATCCAAACTTGACGTTTCTAAATCAAAATCCAATACGACAGTTATTAAAGTTGGAAATAAAGTCATTAACATAAAAGAGTCTACAGATAGACGCGAAAAGCAGGGCGTCGATGATCCTAAGCCAATTGTTTCGATTAATGAAGTTGCTAAAACTAAATCGAATACAACTaaaaatgaagtaggaaacaaAGCTGTAAAAATTAACGTACCTACAAATAGAACTGAGAAAACTTTGCCCCAAAGCAAACAAACAACGAAGAGGTCTAACATTGACGAGGACAACCTGTTTGCAAAGCGACCGATTACAATGACGACAACATCGCTTGAAGATGGAAATGATAACGATGAATTGAATGACAGCGAGATTCAAGAGTTGCTATTGAGAAGCATCATTCTAGACGAATGCGGCGGACCCGATAAGAAAATACCTGATAAACAAAGCCTCGAAGTTGAAAGAGAAAACGAATTGAGAATGAAAAAGATAAATGTTGATACTGAAGCGAAACCTTATCTATCTACAGGAAAATCTCTCGCCGAAGAAAACGATTATGATGAGCTGAATGATAACGAAATAAAAGCGATGCTCTCCGAGATTATCGTCATAGATGAATGCGGCCTAGCCGATATGAAACCAAAAGAGACATCTAAAAAAACGAATGAGGAGCAAATCGGTGTCAAAGTTAAAACGGATAGTAAACTAGGAACGGAAAAGTCCGATTTCCCAACGCTACCAAATAAATCGGATGGAGCGATAAATGAAAAATCCGATGATGAGTTAAGTGATAGTGAGATTCGCGCGATGCTGGCCGAGAGCGTGGTCCTAGACGAATGTGGCGAGTCGGACAGCGAATAG
- the LOC101737620 gene encoding uncharacterized protein LOC101737620 isoform X3, whose translation MMVKISGLPPNIKCYDVKTLIKRECNIIDIILDDLVGDVNACKTIRVGLADDEEGCRVIKCLNGFRFGDKYIIKVEQVCKSSSSNTKQTDSGPADRYQPTNYHNYPGTNSSNDHKIGYPSNKSGNQSLTSQGPGNYDKGPYGSQGHWKESSQYITKTDDFRASTNFNVDQAGYQAGHNQNQWGNKNTSRPQNFDSFTAPNLTNTRDCRSPDQSRSVTMSTPLLTKILHNLTNPPQRLIQNDGSSSPPRRNSSFGRQESRNIGRPQSPRENPPQTRHRQPERPVSPGKRAMQQGWQSDFKQTPQRTKDVPSNRNISPPGQRTPAGRPKSPSWTAPIRYSPPRASARQQFPSSARVFDFRRPGEKSMSGPHVMQPPGPTQPGYTNVDNKNVRFPPFVRTNNPYEQYMENNPASSQARPQHIQSQETIQPMYSGGYPSSHKGNASQPAWGPVQKTSWQQETKRVFDPKLGDNVNLPPPVHMRSPRSPVRRGSSIGQPVWGETHNVQADNARNPGWRPDPFQETVAKRQSGAGNVQRFENSLGGRSDFYEGIQHPPPGSFRSNVDPQTNDYREPNSSTRSSKESFQFQRMQRPSSEMQEGPRWSKGRDEHRNDFGDAYKKNRDLSSVPGLRSIDHQNSRDHEANRPNSQTQLCARPPAEPEWDIDRMNDPMMNPKRDKAVEAIVSTILKKHQYLAECGDEERIRVIEELKNELGQLFIDMFGDRDISYIEIMIKYKAKFGDKDEEVMIENVLSKLSIEMRCLKRSAPEPTDIPAKAARRSPEPQMNTDYRRSSRSVNRERRSSSYTRRDRFDRPGPSQDYRLYRSNRRESEKKLKENQRNDVRDNIRRVAVINRNKNAVNQNRTTFEELYRKPYVQVRKAVEDQPRATPNDVSELPTQMSKTVDGEPDDPMRNVLGPNLKKTFTGVYNPLNMKLSFDRLPRKAGVSLFLKTHNCCGLKKMNSKGIDYCTRARDANTLNRICAQKHFTIDNSNVTVTPMYRHMKRPPYPKTVFDGKQRRTMIGRTENRKVINTAVPFKDKIDDRPKVTAKTRKTETLTRDTKSAEAKHDITALSNSTVSKLDVSKSKSNTTVIKVGNKVINIKESTDRREKQGVDDPKPIVSINEVAKTKSNTTKNEVGNKAVKINVPTNRTEKTLPQSKQTTKRSNIDEDNLFAKRPITMTTTSLEDGNDNDELNDSEIQELLLRSIILDECGGPDKKIPDKQSLEVERENELRMKKINVDTEAKPYLSTGKSLAEENDYDELNDNEIKAMLSEIIVIDECGLADMKPKETSKKTNEEQIGVKVKTDSKLGTEKSDFPTLPNKSDGAINEKSDDELSDSEIRAMLAESVVLDECGESDSE comes from the exons ATGATGGTCAAAATCTCCGGCCTACCACCCaat ATAAAATGTTATGATGTAAAGACGTTAATTAAGAGAGAATGCAATATAATTGATATAATATTAGATGATTTAGTGGGCGATGTCAATGCTTGTAAGACAATCAGGGTCGGTCTGGCTGATGATGAAGAAGGATGCCGTGTTATAAAGTGCCTCAATGGGTTCCGTTTCGGggacaaatacataattaaagttGAACAAGTCTGTAAATCTTCG TCATCGAACACTAAACAGACTGACTCTGGTCCTGCAGACAGATACCAACCGACAAACTATCACAATTATCCGGGAACGAACAGTTCTAATGATCATAAAATAGGATATCCATCAAACAAATCCGGTAACCAATCGTTAACATCCCAGGGCCCTGGTAACTATGATAAGGGGCCTTATGGTTCACAGGGACATTGGAAAGAGTCATCACAATATATTACAAAA ACAGATGACTTCAGAGCATCAACGAATTTCAATGTCGACCAAGCCGGCTACCAGGCTGGCCACAACCAAAACCAATGGGGGAATAAG AACACATCGCGACCGCAGAATTTCGATTCATTCACAGCACCTAATCTAACTAATACAAGGGACTGCCGTAGCCCTGATCAGAGCCGAAGCGTAACAATGTCGACGCCGCTCTTAACAAAAATACTACATAACCTAACCAATCCACCACAGCGCTTAATACAAAACGATGGGTCGTCATCGCCTCCAAGACGTAATTCATCGTTTGGAAGACAAGAATCAAGGAATATCGGGCGACCGCAGTCTCCCCGTGAAAATCCGCCTCAAACACGTCATCGTCAACCCGAAAGACCTGTCTCGCCAGGAAAACGAGCGATGCAACAAGGATGGCAAAGTGATTTCAAGCAAACACCACAAAGGACCAAGGATGTTCCATCGAACCGAAATATATCGCCGCCTGGTCAACGTACTCCTGCTGGCAGGCCAAAGTCGCCGTCTTGGACAGCTCCGATCAGATATTCCCCGCCCAGAGCGTCAGCTAGACAACAATTTCCTTCAAGTGCGCGAGTATTCGATTTTCGTCGGCCAG gtgagaaATCTATGAGTGGTCCCCATGTGATGCAGCCTCCGGGACCAACCCAGCCAGGGTACACGAACGTAGACAACAAAAACGTAAG GTTTCCTCCATTCGTTCGTACGAATAACCCATACGAACAATATATGGAGAACAATCCGGCGTCAAGTCAAGCACGACCACAGCACATCCAGTCGCAA GAAACAATCCAACCTATGTACTCAGGTGGCTATCCGTCAAGTCATAAAGGAAACGCTTCACAGCCGGCATGGGGACCAGTTCAAAAAACATCGTGGCAACAAGAGACGAAACGTGTTTTCGACCCGAAATTGGGAGACAACGTAAATTTGCCTCCACCCGTTCACATGCGATCGCCGAGATCGCCCGTTCGCCGAGGTTCTAGTATCGGCCAACCCGTCTGGGGCGAGACACACAACGTGCAAGCTGACAATGCTCGTAACCCCGGCTGGAGACCAGACCCATTTCAAGAAACCGTCGCCAAGAGACAATCTGGCGCTGGCAACGTGCAACGTTTCGAAAATAGTTTAGGAGGTCGGAGTGACTTTTATGAAGGGATCCAACATCCACCACCCGGCTCGTTTCGTTCGAACGTGGACCCTCAGACGAACGATTACCGCGAGCCGAATAGCAGCACCAGGAGTTCAAAGGAGAGTTTCCAATTCCAGCGGATGCAACGGCCATCGTCCGAGATGCAGGAAGGTCCGCGCTGGTCAAAAGGACGCGATGAACATCGTAACGATTTCGGTGACGCGTACAAGAAGAACCGCGATTTGAGTTCAGTTCCAGGCTTAAGAAGTATCGATCACCAGAATTCTCGCGATCACGAAGCCAATCGGCCAAACAGCCAGACCCAACTATGTGCGAGACCTCCAGCAGAACCCGAATGGGACATCGACAGGATGAATGATCCAATGATGAATCCAAAACGCGACAAAGCGGTCGAAGCAATAGTCAGTACAATACTGAAGAAGCACCAGTATTTAGCCGAATGCGGCGATGAAGAGAGGATACGTGTGATAGAAGAACTCAAGAACGAACTCGGGCAGCTCTTCATAGACATGTTCGGTGATCGAGACATCTCTTACATAGAGATAATGATAAAATACAAGGCTAAATTCGGCGACAAAGATGAGGAGGTCATGATTGAAAACGTACTGTCGAAGCTGTCCATCGAGATGAGATGCTTAAAGAGATCAGCGCCAG AACCAACCGATATTCCCGCGAAGGCAGCCCGCCGTTCGCCGGAGCCTCAGATGAATACAG attacaGACGGTCATCGCGGTCGGTGAATAGAGAAAGAAGAAGCAGCTCGTACACGAGGAGAGATCGATTTGATAGGCCTGGTCCGTCGCAAGACTACCGCTTGTACAGAAGTAACAGACGAGAGTCCGAGAAGAAGTTAAAAGAGAACCAGAGAAATGATGTCAGAGATAACATACGTAGAGTTGCTGTGATCAACAGGAACAAGAATGCCGTGAATCAAAATAGAACTACGTTTGAGGAACTCTACAGGAAGCCATATGTACAAG TGAGAAAAGCTGTAGAGGATCAACCAAGAGCAACTCCAAATGATGTTAGCGAACTACCTACGCAAATGTCGAAAACGGTCGACGGCGAACCAGACGACCCCATGAGGAAT GTACTGGGGCCGAACTTGAAGAAGACATTCACGGGAGTATACAATCCTCTGAACATGAAG TTATCTTTCGACCGGCTACCGCGCAAGGCGGGCGTGTCATTATTCTTGAAGACGCATAACTGCTGCGGCTTGAAGAAGATGAATTCTAAAGGCATCGACTATTGCACGCGAGCTCGCGACGCCAACACCCTCAATAGGATCTGCGCTCAGAAACATTTCACTATAG ATAATTCAAACGTGACGGTCACACCAATGTACCGACACATGAAACGTCCACCGTATCCAAAAACTGTTTTCGATGGCAAACAAAGACGAACTATGATTGGTCGCACTGAAAACcgaaaagtaataaatacagcTGTGCCTTTTAAAGATAAAATTGATGACAGACCGAAAGTTACAGCAAAAACTCGAAAAACAGAAACACTTACTCGCGATACCAAATCAGCTGAGGCTAAACATGATATCACTGCGCTATCCAATTCAACCGTATCCAAACTTGACGTTTCTAAATCAAAATCCAATACGACAGTTATTAAAGTTGGAAATAAAGTCATTAACATAAAAGAGTCTACAGATAGACGCGAAAAGCAGGGCGTCGATGATCCTAAGCCAATTGTTTCGATTAATGAAGTTGCTAAAACTAAATCGAATACAACTaaaaatgaagtaggaaacaaAGCTGTAAAAATTAACGTACCTACAAATAGAACTGAGAAAACTTTGCCCCAAAGCAAACAAACAACGAAGAGGTCTAACATTGACGAGGACAACCTGTTTGCAAAGCGACCGATTACAATGACGACAACATCGCTTGAAGATGGAAATGATAACGATGAATTGAATGACAGCGAGATTCAAGAGTTGCTATTGAGAAGCATCATTCTAGACGAATGCGGCGGACCCGATAAGAAAATACCTGATAAACAAAGCCTCGAAGTTGAAAGAGAAAACGAATTGAGAATGAAAAAGATAAATGTTGATACTGAAGCGAAACCTTATCTATCTACAGGAAAATCTCTCGCCGAAGAAAACGATTATGATGAGCTGAATGATAACGAAATAAAAGCGATGCTCTCCGAGATTATCGTCATAGATGAATGCGGCCTAGCCGATATGAAACCAAAAGAGACATCTAAAAAAACGAATGAGGAGCAAATCGGTGTCAAAGTTAAAACGGATAGTAAACTAGGAACGGAAAAGTCCGATTTCCCAACGCTACCAAATAAATCGGATGGAGCGATAAATGAAAAATCCGATGATGAGTTAAGTGATAGTGAGATTCGCGCGATGCTGGCCGAGAGCGTGGTCCTAGACGAATGTGGCGAGTCGGACAGCGAATAG